One Oligoflexus sp. genomic region harbors:
- a CDS encoding DEAD/DEAH box helicase, translating to MHTFQEMNLPRQLHRALEAMNFASPTPIQAQAIPVAMAQHDLIGCAQTGTGKTGAFGVPLVARLLQQPQETALILAPTRELAVQIVEVLIRLTQYAPELNHALLIGGTSMSTQLRALQRRPRIIVATPGRLVDHLQRRAVSLQNTGMLVLDEADRMLDMGFAPQLNEILRHLPTQRQTMLFSATLPENIMGLANRYLKNPVRISVGAVEKPAQKIHHSVVQTTPEAKNDVLLDELNTREGSIIIFTRTKHRTDRVAKFLSKFGHAVARIHGDRTQSQRDAAIKGFRGGTYRILVATDIAARGLDIPHIAHVINYDLPQSPEDYVHRIGRTARAGAEGEAICLLVPEDQGQWRRIARLYMKDDAGAPAKKGPVIERRAKSSASLDNPLPEAAIRPRIIPRAQR from the coding sequence CGCCCACGCCTATTCAAGCGCAGGCGATTCCCGTGGCCATGGCGCAACATGATTTAATTGGTTGCGCTCAAACAGGAACCGGCAAAACCGGAGCCTTTGGTGTGCCGCTGGTGGCTCGCCTTCTGCAACAGCCTCAGGAAACAGCCTTGATTTTGGCTCCCACGCGGGAGCTGGCCGTACAGATTGTGGAAGTTCTGATTCGCTTGACCCAGTATGCGCCTGAACTGAATCACGCGCTGCTGATCGGCGGAACGTCCATGTCCACGCAACTGCGGGCGTTGCAGCGCCGTCCACGCATTATCGTGGCGACACCTGGACGCCTTGTCGATCATTTGCAAAGACGCGCCGTATCACTGCAAAATACTGGAATGCTTGTCCTCGATGAAGCGGATCGCATGCTTGATATGGGCTTCGCGCCGCAGCTGAATGAAATCCTGAGGCATCTGCCGACTCAGCGGCAGACCATGCTGTTTTCTGCGACTCTTCCCGAAAATATTATGGGACTCGCCAACCGCTATCTGAAAAATCCGGTGCGGATCAGCGTGGGCGCTGTGGAAAAACCGGCTCAGAAAATTCATCACTCGGTGGTGCAGACCACGCCCGAAGCCAAAAATGATGTGCTTTTGGATGAACTGAATACCCGTGAAGGCTCGATCATCATCTTCACGCGGACCAAACATCGCACCGATCGCGTGGCGAAATTTCTATCCAAGTTCGGTCACGCCGTGGCCCGCATTCATGGCGACCGCACCCAGAGCCAGCGTGATGCCGCAATAAAAGGCTTCCGGGGCGGAACCTACCGTATTCTGGTGGCCACAGACATTGCCGCCCGCGGCTTGGATATTCCTCATATTGCTCATGTTATTAATTACGACCTGCCTCAGTCGCCGGAAGATTACGTGCACCGCATTGGTCGGACAGCACGCGCCGGGGCTGAAGGTGAAGCCATATGTCTTTTGGTTCCCGAGGATCAGGGACAATGGCGCCGTATCGCGCGTCTTTATATGAAGGACGATGCAGGAGCCCCGGCGAAGAAAGGTCCGGTCATCGAGCGCCGCGCTAAAAGCAGTGCCTCGCTGGACAATCCGCTTCCCGAAGCTGCCATCCGTCCTCGTATCATTCCACGCGCCCAGCGTTAA